Proteins from a genomic interval of Alosa alosa isolate M-15738 ecotype Scorff River chromosome 8, AALO_Geno_1.1, whole genome shotgun sequence:
- the si:dkey-261l7.2 gene encoding uncharacterized protein si:dkey-261l7.2 isoform X2 — MPQITATTILQLALLLSALPAQYLISKWSSVSAAERYHSIKSFLRAWNDLSSSYLNASAWIEWATSWVPKVTLFDDPEEVEDVDDGSPPLEELLQDNDLGYFAASKDVHSPRPMYVLHRVGHVVMENQNNMVGVIVGWDAELRAPPNWIKKRYTQPELQSAVDSPHYKVVFSGPASSSIMVGYLPQSALRRIRGYKPEIPTLDLYFSDFDGKKFVMKPWLEQIYPED; from the exons ATGCCGCAGATCACCGCAACAACCATACTACAACTGGCGCTTCTTCTCTCGGCATTGCCCGCGCAGTACCTCATCTCCAAATGGAGCAGCGTGTCAGCGGCAGAGCGCTACCACAGTATTAAAAG TTTTCTGAGAGCTTGGAATGACCTCAGCTCCTCTTACCTGAACGCCAGCGCTTGGATTGAGTGGGCAACGTCGTGGGTGCCCAAAGTGAC GCTCTTTGACGATCCTGAGGAAGTGGAGGATGTGGATGATGGCTCCCCTCCCCTCGAGGAGTTGCTCCAGGACAACGACCTTGGTTACTTTGCAG cctcAAAAGATGTCCACAGCCCGCGGCCAATGTATGTGTTGCACCGGGTGGGTCATGTTGTCATGGAGAATCAGAACAACATGGTTGGTGTGATCGTTGGCTGGGATGCTGAGCTGCGGGCGCCGCCAAACTGGATCAAGAAAAGATACACACAGCCAGAG ctgCAGAGTGCAGTAGATAGTCCTCATTATAAGGTTGTGTTTAGTGGCCCTGCCTCATCCTCTATTATGGTGGGATATCTACCCCAGTCAGCTCTGAGGCGAATCAGAGGATACAAG ccGGAGATCCCCACCCTTGACCTGTACTTCTCCGACTTTGACGGCAAGAAGTTTGTAATGAAGCCTTGGCTGGAACAGATCTACCCTGAAGACTGA
- the irak1bp1 gene encoding interleukin-1 receptor-associated kinase 1-binding protein 1 homolog, which produces MASSPSRVFAALLPVASEFYNDENLTGFGRVAKETTAVAQIPPREVQVTGSAELSCPPDRATVSISVSSSKESVNDVKNSVSRRVEYIIQTVRQHDVKEADTAVTKYIQKVDDLYIMEVEVLVVFLDFDKMQKVRSVLLEKLDKSVCVGLPHFTHSPECLSALRRRVCVAAVENARLKASEVCCTLGQGLGRPLLVREEESREWSCGDTPLTLQQRAGLIALSVSSRVFVSFELRPKDRPRKKP; this is translated from the exons ATGGCTAGCAGTCCTTCTCGCGTGTTTGCAGCGCTGCTTCCAGTTGCATCGGAATTCTATAACGATGAAAACTTGACAGGCTTCGGTAGAGTCGCTAAAGAGACTACAGCAGTGGCACAAATTCCCCCGAGAGAAGTTCAGGTTACGGGAAGCGCCGAGTTGTCCTGCCCGCCCGACCGGGCTACTGTTTCCATCAGTGTTAGCAGCAGCAAAGAGTCGGTCAATGATGTGAAGAACAGTGTCTCGCGACGTGTGGAATACATAATTCAGACTGTCCGGCAGCACGACGTGAAG GAGGCAGACACAGCCGTCACGAAATACATCCAAAAAGTGGATGACCTTTACATCATGGAGGTCGAG GTCCTAGTGGTGTTTTTAGATTTCGATAAGATGCAGAAAGTGCGATCCGTGCTCTTGGAGAAGTtggataagagtgtgtgtgttggacttcCACACTTTACACACAGCCCGGAGTGCCTCAGTGCACTGAG acgacgtgtgtgtgtggcagcggTGGAAAACGCTCGTCTGAAGGCGAGCGAGGTGTGTTGCACCCTGGGACAGGGTCTCGGGCGGCCCTTGCTGGTCCGGGAGGAGGAGTCACGGGAGTGGAGCTGCGGAGACACACCCCTCACATTACAACAGCGGGCGGGGCTTATTGCTCTCTCCGTCTCCTCACGCGTCTTCGTTTCCTTTGAACTTCGACCCAAAGACAGACCCAGGAAGAAGCCATAG
- the si:dkey-261l7.2 gene encoding uncharacterized protein si:dkey-261l7.2 isoform X1, with product MPQITATTILQLALLLSALPAQYLISKWSSVSAAERYHSIKSFLRAWNDLSSSYLNASAWIEWATSWVPKVTFSRLFDDPEEVEDVDDGSPPLEELLQDNDLGYFAASKDVHSPRPMYVLHRVGHVVMENQNNMVGVIVGWDAELRAPPNWIKKRYTQPELQSAVDSPHYKVVFSGPASSSIMVGYLPQSALRRIRGYKPEIPTLDLYFSDFDGKKFVMKPWLEQIYPED from the exons ATGCCGCAGATCACCGCAACAACCATACTACAACTGGCGCTTCTTCTCTCGGCATTGCCCGCGCAGTACCTCATCTCCAAATGGAGCAGCGTGTCAGCGGCAGAGCGCTACCACAGTATTAAAAG TTTTCTGAGAGCTTGGAATGACCTCAGCTCCTCTTACCTGAACGCCAGCGCTTGGATTGAGTGGGCAACGTCGTGGGTGCCCAAAGTGAC CTTTTCCAGGCTCTTTGACGATCCTGAGGAAGTGGAGGATGTGGATGATGGCTCCCCTCCCCTCGAGGAGTTGCTCCAGGACAACGACCTTGGTTACTTTGCAG cctcAAAAGATGTCCACAGCCCGCGGCCAATGTATGTGTTGCACCGGGTGGGTCATGTTGTCATGGAGAATCAGAACAACATGGTTGGTGTGATCGTTGGCTGGGATGCTGAGCTGCGGGCGCCGCCAAACTGGATCAAGAAAAGATACACACAGCCAGAG ctgCAGAGTGCAGTAGATAGTCCTCATTATAAGGTTGTGTTTAGTGGCCCTGCCTCATCCTCTATTATGGTGGGATATCTACCCCAGTCAGCTCTGAGGCGAATCAGAGGATACAAG ccGGAGATCCCCACCCTTGACCTGTACTTCTCCGACTTTGACGGCAAGAAGTTTGTAATGAAGCCTTGGCTGGAACAGATCTACCCTGAAGACTGA